In the Brachyhypopomus gauderio isolate BG-103 chromosome 4, BGAUD_0.2, whole genome shotgun sequence genome, one interval contains:
- the porcnl gene encoding porcupine O-acyltransferase like has protein sequence MEPFGRQEFLLFLAEGCIVPTAQQGLEQVWQLLVLCLLCRIACRLGLPAHVKHLCSLAGGLYGLYVFFGLHMVWVIALTLVSFLILFLCKRSNSRGVFLSLGILVYMLMGELHMIDAETWHKMRGSQMVVAMKAISLAFDLDRGVVSSFPTMPEFLGYICFVGTVIFGPWISFSSYRDAIDGRKMNAAWFRKMALSFVKSQLCLVISTCIAPYLFPYFIPIYADGLPHRWLHAYENAVSFHFSNYFVSYLSETTVVMAGAGFSEDKDNLKWDITVARPLSVELPRSMVEVVTSWNRPMSRWLNRYVFKSALKLGTFPAILVTYTASALLHGLSFHLGAVLLSLGFITYVEHVLRKRLATIFSACILSKCCPNDCQHQNKKALWVYGINLFFSALSIFHLTYLGSLFDLDADDDKGYMASHTIQKWSELNWASHWVTVGCWVFYWLI, from the exons ATGGAGCCGTTCGGGAGGCAGGAGTTCCTATTGTTTCTTGCGGAGGGCTGTATCGTACCCACCGCCCAGCAAGGCCTGGAGCAGGTGTGGCAGCTCCTGGTTCTGTGTCTGCTGTGCCGGATCGCCTGCAGACTCG GTCTCCCGGCTCATGTAAAGCACCTGTGCTCACTGGCAGGAGGCCTCTATGGACTCTACGTATTCTTTGGGCTGCACATGGTGTGGGTGATTGCCCTCACCCTTGtctccttcctcatcctcttcctatGTAAAAGGTCCAACAGCCGAGGAGTCTTCCTCTCACTTGGTATCCTCGTCTACATGTTAATGGG GGAGCTCCACATGATAGATGCGGAAACCTGGCATAAGATGAGAG GCTCTCAGATGGTTGTAGCCATGAAGGCCATCTCGCTGGCCTTTGACCTCGACAGAGGCGTGGTGTCCTCCTTTCCCACGATGCCAGAGTTTCTGGGCTACATCTGCTTTGTGGGAACGGTCATCTTCGGCCCATGGATTAGCTTCTCCAGCTACAGAGACGCTATCGACGGTCGTAAAATG AACGCTGCCTGGTTCAGGAAGATGGCTCTGAGCTTTGTGAAGAGTCAGCTCTGCCTCGTCATATCCACCTGCATCGCTCCGTATCTCTTCCCGTACTTCATCCCCATCTACGCTGACGGGCTACCTCACAG ATGGCTTCACGCCTATGAGAACGCGGTGTCCTTTCACTTCAGTAACTATTTTGTTAGCTATCTGAGTGAGACGACCGTAGTTATGGCTGGGGCTGGATTTTCAGAGGACAAAGACAACCTCAAATG ggATATAACAGTGGCCAGGCCTCTTAGTGTTGAGCTACCTAGATCCATGGTGGAAGTGGTCACCTCCTGGAACCGGCCCATGTCTCGCTGGCTGAACAGAT ATGTCTTCAAGAGTGCACTCAAACTGGGCACGTTTCCTGCTATATTGGTGACCTACACAGCTAGCGCTCTACTACAT GGTCTGAGTTTCCACCTGGGAGCAGTGTTGCTTTCTTTGGGCTTCATCACTTATGTTGAACATG TTCTTAGGAAGCGACTGGCAACCATCTTCAGTGCCTGCATTCTGTCAAAGTGCTGTCCAAATGACTGCCAGCATCAAAACAAAAAG GCTCTGTGGGTGTACGGGATTAATCTCTTCTTCAGCGCATTGTCCATTTTTCACCTCACATATCTCGGCTCTCTCTTCGATCTGGACGCTGACGATGACAAG ggttatATGGCCAGTCAcaccattcagaaatggtcagAACTGAACTGGGCCAGCCACTGGGTGACTGTGGGGTGCTGGGTCTTCTACTGGCTGATTTAA